A window from Candidatus Margulisiibacteriota bacterium encodes these proteins:
- the rph gene encoding ribonuclease PH gives MKRDDNRTPAQIRPTKITRKYLKYPQGSVLIEMGDTKVICTAIVQEKVPDHKRGTGSGWVTAEYAMLPGATTTRAQREKTLKGRTAEIQRLVGRSLRAVIDLNKLGERTIMLDADVIQADGGTRTASITGSFVALCDAVKWLREQGKIAEDPIKEYLAAISVGIVDGVPVADLPYAEDSRAEVDMNVVMTESGKLVEVQGTAEGEPFSKKTLDEMLGLAAKAISQLIAAQKKVLGRKS, from the coding sequence GTGAAGCGCGACGATAACCGGACGCCGGCCCAGATCCGTCCGACCAAGATCACCCGGAAGTACCTGAAATACCCCCAGGGGTCGGTCCTGATCGAGATGGGCGACACCAAGGTGATCTGCACCGCGATCGTGCAGGAGAAGGTCCCGGACCATAAGCGGGGGACCGGTTCCGGCTGGGTAACGGCCGAATACGCCATGCTGCCCGGCGCGACGACGACCCGCGCCCAGCGGGAAAAGACCTTAAAAGGGCGGACGGCCGAGATCCAGCGGCTGGTCGGCCGGTCGCTGCGCGCGGTCATCGACCTGAACAAGCTCGGCGAGCGGACGATCATGCTCGACGCCGACGTGATCCAGGCGGACGGCGGGACGCGGACCGCGTCGATCACCGGCTCGTTCGTCGCCCTCTGCGACGCGGTCAAGTGGCTGCGGGAGCAGGGGAAGATCGCGGAAGATCCGATCAAAGAGTACCTGGCGGCGATCAGCGTCGGGATCGTCGACGGCGTGCCGGTCGCCGACCTGCCGTACGCCGAAGATTCCCGGGCCGAGGTCGACATGAACGTGGTGATGACCGAATCGGGCAAGCTGGTGGAGGTCCAGGGAACGGCGGAAGGCGAGCCGTTCAGCAAGAAGACGCTGGACGAGATGCTCGGACTGGCGGCCAAGGCGATAAGTCAGCTGATCGCGGCGCAAAAGAAAGTGCTGGGGAGGAAATCATGA
- a CDS encoding flagellar FliJ family protein — protein sequence MARAPKPGKKFKYDLTAVLKVRAIREKKEQEKFAEKNRAFLEEKEREEAIAREKKGKEAELRGVFQKGPITDFQKVLRRRAHLDVLKDDLEEQVEKVIEASKLLEEQRAKLIEAVKDKKIMEKHKEKKLEEYNKLMSGLELKFMDEIATQRFKREPKT from the coding sequence ATGGCTAGGGCGCCCAAACCGGGCAAAAAATTCAAATACGACCTGACCGCGGTCCTCAAGGTCCGCGCGATCCGCGAAAAGAAGGAGCAGGAGAAGTTCGCGGAAAAGAACCGCGCGTTCCTGGAGGAAAAAGAGCGGGAAGAGGCGATCGCCCGGGAGAAGAAGGGGAAAGAGGCGGAGCTGCGCGGGGTGTTCCAGAAGGGGCCGATCACCGATTTCCAGAAAGTGCTGCGCCGCCGCGCCCACCTGGACGTCTTAAAGGACGACCTGGAAGAGCAGGTGGAAAAGGTGATCGAGGCCAGCAAACTGCTGGAAGAGCAGCGCGCCAAGCTGATCGAAGCGGTCAAGGACAAAAAGATCATGGAAAAGCACAAGGAAAAGAAGCTGGAAGAGTACAATAAGCTGATGTCGGGGCTGGAGCTGAAGTTCATGGACGAGATCGCGACGCAGCGGTTTAAGCGCGAGCCAAAGACTTAG
- a CDS encoding FliH/SctL family protein produces MGLIKRDQLEEKGILLIEKPAVSVPHREAPPKVVRPAAVRVAADDLPRAKSEAERIVDQALQEAEQIREGAREEGRHEGRDEAAARIEEALETVNEAVKERKRIIKDSEAELLRLSLKIAEQIIRSEVSLHRDVSLNIVSEAIGRVSDREQIIVRVNREDAEYLKRYKDRLAGMLDGVKSFSIIEDSNIEPGGCVIETNLGFIDARIATKLRSIEEALQKVSGEETN; encoded by the coding sequence ATGGGCCTGATCAAGCGCGACCAACTGGAAGAAAAAGGGATACTCCTCATCGAGAAACCGGCCGTCAGCGTGCCGCACCGGGAAGCGCCGCCCAAGGTCGTTAGACCGGCAGCGGTCCGCGTCGCGGCCGACGATCTTCCCCGGGCGAAAAGCGAAGCCGAGCGGATCGTCGATCAGGCGCTGCAGGAAGCCGAGCAGATCAGGGAAGGGGCGAGGGAAGAAGGACGCCACGAGGGAAGGGACGAAGCGGCCGCCCGGATCGAGGAAGCGCTGGAGACCGTCAACGAAGCGGTCAAAGAGCGCAAAAGGATCATCAAGGATTCCGAAGCGGAGCTGCTGCGGCTGTCGCTCAAGATCGCCGAGCAGATCATCCGCTCCGAGGTTTCCCTCCACCGCGACGTTTCCCTCAACATCGTTTCCGAAGCGATCGGCCGGGTCTCGGACCGCGAACAGATCATCGTCCGCGTCAACCGCGAGGACGCCGAATACCTGAAGCGCTACAAGGACCGGCTGGCCGGGATGCTCGACGGGGTCAAGAGCTTTTCCATCATCGAGGACAGCAACATCGAGCCGGGGGGCTGCGTGATCGAGACCAACCTCGGCTTTATCGACGCCCGGATCGCCACCAAACTCCGCTCGATCGAAGAAGCCCTCCAAAAGGTCAGCGGCGAAGAGACCAACTGA
- the coaD gene encoding pantetheine-phosphate adenylyltransferase, which translates to MKIAIYPGSFDPITNGHLDVIERAARLFNRVIVTVSRNPEKAHFFPFADRLAMIKSSVTHLKNVSVDSFDGLLVDYVRRKKANAIVRGLRAVSDFDYEFQMALTNRKMAPRIETVFLMTDYKYSYLSSSFVKQIADLGGDVSGFVPAAVARKLKKGAR; encoded by the coding sequence ATGAAAATAGCGATCTATCCCGGCAGTTTCGACCCGATCACCAACGGGCACCTCGACGTGATCGAGCGGGCGGCCCGGCTGTTCAACCGGGTCATCGTCACCGTCAGCCGCAACCCGGAAAAAGCCCACTTTTTCCCCTTTGCCGACCGGCTGGCGATGATCAAAAGTTCCGTGACCCACCTGAAAAACGTCTCGGTCGACAGTTTCGACGGGCTGCTGGTCGACTACGTCCGGCGGAAAAAGGCGAACGCGATCGTCCGCGGCCTGCGCGCGGTCTCCGACTTCGATTACGAGTTCCAGATGGCGCTGACCAACCGGAAAATGGCCCCCCGGATCGAAACGGTCTTTCTGATGACCGATTACAAGTATTCCTACCTCAGTTCCAGTTTCGTCAAACAAATTGCCGATCTGGGCGGCGACGTCTCGGGTTTCGTCCCGGCGGCGGTCGCCCGCAAACTAAAAAAAGGAGCGCGATAA
- the recG gene encoding ATP-dependent DNA helicase RecG: MSNLKLDTPIQYLKGVGPKLARIFAKVGVVTIEDLLYFLPRAYEDRREIRPIVRVRPNELEVVKGEILRVDAQRTRNRFSLLKVYLSDKTATIQAIWFNQPYLARLFHRGMKLIVSGKVEYSQYDGLLQLQVRDFEIDTGDPPGIVPKYHLTEGLYPKKLRSVIKSALDDCLPLIKDEKARAALRTLQQPTDLKALEPARNYLAYEELFNFQLGLLLRRQQYQTELRGTALKVDAAELSAFRRSLPFAYTAAQERVMAEIVGDLARDRPMNRLLQGDVGSGKTVLAAEAAYLAVRSGLQAIVLAPTEILANQHFQKLKQLLKPFRCRVDLLTATTGSDEKREGLLKQDVIVGTHALLEEKVKFRALGLAVIDEQHRFGVHQRAALIKKGTAPHTLVMTATPIPRSLALTLYGDLDRSIIDELPPGRTPIKTYYVPESKRSGANDFIRQKIKEGRQVFVVCPLVEESSELDLKAATAEAARLQKEVFPEFRVGLIHGQLSGEEKEKVMKKFLQGKLQLLVSTTVIEVGIDVPNATVMVIEHAERFGLAQLHQLRGRVGRGCQESYCFLIGNPKSEFAKARIKAMLETSDGFKIAEEDLRLRGPGEMLGSRQSGLPNFRVADIIRDEKILQEARAAALDLIGKEPEIARHRWESQRENAKNSKEKLEHSAFN; encoded by the coding sequence ATGTCAAATCTGAAACTGGACACCCCGATACAGTATCTTAAGGGGGTTGGGCCGAAGCTGGCCCGGATCTTCGCCAAGGTCGGGGTCGTCACGATCGAAGACCTGCTCTATTTTCTCCCCCGCGCTTACGAAGACCGGCGCGAGATCCGGCCGATCGTCCGGGTCCGGCCCAACGAGCTGGAAGTGGTCAAGGGGGAGATCCTCCGGGTCGACGCGCAGCGGACGCGGAACCGCTTTTCCCTCCTCAAGGTCTACCTGAGCGACAAAACGGCGACCATCCAGGCGATCTGGTTCAACCAGCCGTATCTGGCCCGCCTCTTTCACCGGGGGATGAAGCTGATCGTCTCCGGCAAGGTCGAATATTCGCAGTACGACGGGCTGCTGCAGCTCCAGGTCCGCGATTTTGAGATCGACACCGGCGACCCGCCGGGGATCGTCCCGAAATACCACCTGACCGAGGGGCTCTACCCGAAAAAGCTCCGCTCGGTGATCAAGAGCGCGCTGGACGACTGCCTGCCGCTGATCAAAGACGAGAAAGCGCGGGCGGCCCTGAGGACGCTGCAGCAACCGACCGATCTTAAGGCGCTCGAGCCGGCCAGGAATTATCTGGCCTACGAAGAGCTGTTCAACTTCCAGCTTGGGCTGCTGCTGCGGCGGCAGCAATACCAGACCGAACTGCGGGGGACGGCGCTGAAGGTGGACGCCGCGGAGCTGTCCGCTTTCCGCCGGAGCCTCCCGTTCGCCTACACCGCCGCGCAGGAGCGGGTCATGGCGGAGATCGTCGGCGACCTGGCAAGAGACCGGCCGATGAACCGGCTGCTGCAGGGGGACGTCGGCTCGGGCAAAACGGTGCTGGCGGCCGAGGCCGCTTACCTGGCGGTGCGCAGCGGCCTGCAGGCGATCGTCCTGGCCCCGACCGAGATCCTGGCGAACCAGCATTTCCAGAAGCTCAAACAGCTCCTGAAGCCGTTCCGCTGCCGCGTCGATCTGTTAACGGCGACCACCGGGAGCGACGAGAAACGGGAGGGTTTACTGAAGCAGGACGTGATCGTCGGCACGCACGCCCTGCTGGAGGAGAAGGTCAAGTTCCGCGCGCTGGGCCTGGCGGTGATCGACGAGCAGCACCGCTTCGGCGTCCACCAGCGCGCCGCCCTGATCAAGAAAGGGACGGCGCCGCACACGCTGGTGATGACGGCGACGCCGATCCCGCGCTCGCTGGCCCTGACGCTGTACGGCGACCTCGACCGCTCGATCATCGACGAGCTGCCGCCGGGGCGCACCCCGATCAAGACCTACTACGTGCCGGAGAGCAAGCGGAGCGGCGCCAACGACTTTATCCGCCAGAAGATCAAAGAGGGGCGGCAGGTCTTCGTCGTTTGCCCGCTGGTGGAAGAATCGAGCGAGCTGGACCTGAAGGCGGCGACGGCAGAGGCGGCGCGGCTGCAAAAAGAGGTCTTTCCCGAGTTCCGGGTCGGCCTGATCCACGGCCAACTTTCGGGCGAGGAGAAGGAGAAGGTGATGAAAAAGTTCCTGCAGGGGAAACTGCAGCTTTTGGTCTCGACGACGGTGATCGAGGTCGGGATCGACGTTCCCAACGCGACCGTCATGGTGATCGAGCACGCCGAGCGCTTCGGCCTGGCCCAGCTGCACCAGCTGCGGGGGCGGGTCGGCCGGGGCTGCCAGGAATCGTACTGCTTCCTGATCGGCAACCCGAAAAGCGAGTTCGCCAAGGCCCGGATCAAGGCGATGCTGGAGACCAGCGACGGTTTTAAGATCGCCGAAGAGGATCTGCGCCTGCGGGGGCCGGGCGAAATGCTCGGCAGCCGCCAGTCGGGTTTGCCAAACTTCCGCGTCGCTGATATAATTAGGGACGAAAAAATCCTGCAAGAGGCGCGGGCGGCCGCGCTGGATTTGATCGGAAAAGAGCCAGAAATTGCGCGTCATCGCTGGGAAAGCCAAAGGGAAAACGCTAAAAACTCCAAAGAAAAACTGGAGCATTCGGCCTTTAACTGA
- the rfbB gene encoding dTDP-glucose 4,6-dehydratase produces the protein MKLLVTGGAGFIGSNYIRYALRAHPDLEIVNFDKLTYAGNLENLSDVANDPRYSFIKGDIADSKAVEEAVARLGCGGQIVNFAAETHVDRSIVSAGSFVQTDVYGTYTLLEAAKKFRVARYLHISTDEVYGSRAKGSFTEESNLEPNSPYAASKAGGDLLVRAYYQTYQLPAIITRSSNNYGPYQYPEKVMPLFITNLLQGAKVPLYGDGKNIRDWLYVADNCAAIDLVRQKGREGEIYNIGGGNERQNLEITQLILQELGLGQELIDWVKDRPGHDRRYSIDCAKIKKLGWKPATKLEDGLKQTVAWYRHNRDWWLKIKEKQTEFKQFYAEWYKK, from the coding sequence ATGAAGCTGCTGGTCACCGGCGGCGCCGGCTTTATCGGCAGCAACTATATCCGCTACGCGCTGCGGGCGCATCCCGACCTCGAGATCGTCAATTTCGACAAGCTGACCTACGCCGGCAACCTCGAGAACCTAAGCGACGTCGCCAACGATCCCCGTTACTCCTTTATCAAGGGGGATATCGCCGACTCCAAAGCGGTCGAGGAAGCCGTCGCCCGGCTCGGCTGCGGCGGGCAGATCGTTAACTTCGCGGCGGAGACCCACGTCGACCGCTCGATCGTCTCGGCCGGCTCGTTCGTCCAGACCGACGTCTACGGCACCTACACCTTGCTGGAAGCGGCCAAGAAGTTCCGGGTCGCCCGCTACCTCCACATTTCGACCGACGAGGTCTACGGCAGCCGCGCCAAAGGTTCGTTCACCGAAGAGTCGAACCTGGAACCGAATTCCCCGTATGCCGCGTCGAAGGCGGGGGGGGACCTGCTCGTCCGCGCTTATTACCAGACCTACCAACTGCCGGCCATCATTACCCGGTCGTCCAACAATTACGGCCCGTACCAGTACCCGGAAAAAGTGATGCCGCTCTTTATCACCAATCTGCTGCAGGGGGCGAAAGTGCCGCTCTACGGCGACGGCAAGAATATCCGCGACTGGCTGTACGTCGCCGACAACTGCGCGGCGATCGACCTGGTGCGGCAAAAAGGCCGGGAAGGCGAGATCTACAACATCGGCGGCGGCAACGAGCGGCAGAACCTCGAGATCACGCAGCTGATCCTGCAGGAGCTCGGCCTCGGCCAAGAGCTGATCGACTGGGTCAAGGACCGGCCGGGCCACGACCGGCGCTATTCGATTGACTGCGCCAAGATCAAGAAGCTGGGCTGGAAACCGGCCACGAAGCTGGAGGACGGCCTGAAGCAAACGGTCGCCTGGTACCGGCACAACCGCGACTGGTGGCTGAAGATCAAAGAGAAACAAACCGAGTTCAAACAGTTCTACGCCGAGTGGTATAAAAAGTAA
- the rpmB gene encoding 50S ribosomal protein L28: MSRRCFICDKKAVVGNSVSHSNRKTKRLFKPNLQKVRMLVKGKKLREYVCTKCLKAGKVTKSLARA, translated from the coding sequence ATGAGTCGTAGATGTTTTATCTGTGATAAGAAAGCCGTGGTCGGAAACTCCGTTTCCCACTCCAACCGCAAGACCAAGCGCCTGTTCAAGCCGAACTTGCAGAAAGTGCGGATGCTGGTCAAGGGGAAAAAGCTGCGCGAATACGTCTGCACCAAGTGCCTGAAGGCCGGTAAAGTTACTAAGTCTTTGGCTCGCGCTTAA
- the fliF gene encoding flagellar basal-body MS-ring/collar protein FliF translates to MAEPAGGGGGFDLRRLLLIGGVVAVVLFSALFFFFRSCAPAISAANKKPGYTVIYSNLDLKDAANVIARLKETNLQYEIRDDGRAIAVPKEKADQARLSLAEKNLPVGGVVGWEIFDESKLGATDFDRRIQLIRAISGELSRMIRRINGVEEATVQVVIPESKLFAATTAPVTAAVMLRLRPGFMLAPEKINGIVHLVASSVENLQVENVTVVDDTGRILTGKLMFLTAKQALTPPPPAEQPVEIKEPEVSSSPELIITKPLPVLTTEAIARPAATKEVAASPEAAARPVLTGTATLTAAEKVRLKVQSRRELEQELAGKAQELLNRFYPLNSVIVKVTVDVKPAKEVELKARDLKIKKVSTIVLIDNRVDFNANLKKATLTTVAAAVSYNKKRGDRILLQRVPFHLASPPLITVKGPAKGPGAAGSGSLKIWGTLLTARRLAWAGVAFALLVGGFWFISSRRKGTATAAAPAAETAAPVNPGLARESVSKLDQVRNIAEQNPERIAELLKKWLSE, encoded by the coding sequence ATGGCAGAACCAGCTGGTGGCGGCGGCGGTTTCGACTTGCGCCGGTTGCTTTTGATCGGCGGCGTGGTCGCGGTCGTTCTTTTCTCGGCGCTCTTCTTCTTTTTCCGGAGCTGCGCGCCGGCGATCAGCGCGGCCAACAAGAAACCGGGCTACACGGTGATCTATTCCAACCTCGACCTGAAGGACGCGGCCAACGTCATCGCCCGGCTGAAGGAGACTAACCTCCAGTACGAGATCCGGGACGACGGCCGGGCGATCGCGGTCCCCAAGGAAAAGGCCGATCAGGCCCGCTTGAGCCTGGCGGAGAAGAACCTGCCGGTCGGCGGCGTCGTCGGCTGGGAGATCTTCGACGAATCGAAACTGGGCGCCACCGATTTTGACCGCCGGATCCAGCTGATCCGGGCGATCTCCGGCGAACTGTCGCGGATGATCAGGCGGATCAACGGCGTGGAAGAAGCCACCGTCCAGGTCGTGATCCCCGAATCGAAACTGTTCGCCGCCACGACCGCCCCGGTCACCGCGGCCGTGATGCTCCGCCTGCGCCCCGGCTTCATGCTGGCGCCGGAAAAGATCAACGGGATCGTCCACCTGGTCGCCAGCAGCGTGGAAAACCTGCAGGTGGAGAACGTCACCGTGGTCGACGACACCGGCCGGATCCTGACCGGCAAGCTGATGTTCCTGACCGCCAAACAAGCCTTAACCCCGCCGCCGCCGGCGGAACAGCCGGTCGAGATCAAGGAGCCGGAAGTGTCGTCGAGCCCGGAATTGATCATCACCAAACCGTTGCCGGTCCTGACCACAGAAGCAATTGCCCGGCCGGCGGCGACCAAAGAAGTCGCGGCCAGCCCCGAAGCGGCCGCCCGGCCGGTCCTGACCGGGACCGCCACGCTGACCGCGGCGGAAAAGGTCCGGCTCAAGGTCCAGAGCCGGCGGGAGCTGGAGCAGGAGCTGGCCGGCAAGGCGCAGGAACTGCTCAACCGCTTTTATCCGCTCAACAGCGTGATCGTCAAGGTCACGGTCGACGTCAAACCGGCCAAAGAGGTCGAGCTTAAGGCCCGCGACCTGAAGATCAAGAAAGTGTCGACCATCGTCCTGATCGACAACCGGGTCGACTTCAACGCTAACCTGAAAAAAGCGACCCTGACGACGGTCGCCGCGGCCGTCAGTTACAACAAGAAACGGGGCGACCGGATCCTGCTGCAGCGGGTGCCGTTCCACCTGGCAAGCCCGCCGCTGATCACGGTCAAGGGACCCGCCAAGGGGCCCGGTGCGGCCGGCAGCGGGTCGCTGAAGATCTGGGGAACGCTCCTGACCGCGCGGCGCCTGGCCTGGGCCGGGGTCGCGTTCGCCCTGCTGGTCGGCGGTTTCTGGTTCATCAGCAGCCGGCGCAAGGGAACGGCAACGGCCGCCGCGCCGGCGGCGGAAACGGCGGCGCCGGTCAATCCCGGATTGGCCCGGGAGAGCGTCTCCAAGCTCGATCAGGTCAGGAACATCGCCGAGCAGAACCCGGAGCGGATCGCGGAGCTGCTGAAAAAATGGTTGAGCGAATAA
- the fliI gene encoding flagellar protein export ATPase FliI — MVTAIDFEKYHQAVDRADLVRVIGKVVQVVGLIIEAQVGGVSVGDLCSIRIEKESREQFAEVVGFKESRVLLMPLGSTAGIAPGAQVTAVGHPLKVRVGYDVLGRVLGGLGEPIDGKEPILGIADAPLDADPPDPVRRPRVTDVMRCGVRAIDGMLTVGKGQRIGIFAGSGVGKSTLMGMIARNAEADINVICLVGERGREVRDFIEESLGEEGLKKSVVVVATSDQPPLIRLKAAFVATAIAEFFRNDGKKVILMMDSVTRFAMAQRDIGLAAGEPPTTKGYTPSVFAMLPRLMERSGTSETASITAFYTILVEGDDFNEPIADHARSILDGHIVLSRDLAARNHYPAIDVPHSVSRIMTNLVSDEQKAAAGKLREVLARYSEAEDLINIGAYVKGSNPKIDYALSKIDQVNEFLKQGTFEQIEFEETVERLLGIFS; from the coding sequence ATGGTCACCGCCATCGATTTTGAAAAATACCACCAAGCGGTGGACCGCGCCGACCTGGTCCGGGTGATCGGCAAGGTCGTCCAGGTCGTCGGCCTGATCATCGAAGCGCAGGTCGGCGGCGTTTCCGTCGGCGACCTCTGTTCGATCCGGATCGAGAAAGAGAGCCGCGAACAATTCGCCGAAGTGGTCGGCTTTAAAGAGAGCCGCGTCCTTTTGATGCCGCTCGGTTCCACGGCCGGGATCGCGCCCGGCGCGCAGGTCACGGCGGTCGGCCATCCGCTCAAGGTCCGGGTCGGTTACGACGTCCTGGGCCGGGTGCTGGGCGGCCTGGGCGAACCGATCGACGGCAAAGAGCCGATCCTGGGGATCGCGGACGCGCCGCTCGACGCCGATCCGCCCGATCCGGTCCGGCGGCCGCGGGTCACGGACGTGATGCGCTGCGGCGTCCGGGCGATTGACGGGATGCTGACGGTCGGCAAGGGGCAGCGGATCGGGATCTTCGCCGGCTCCGGCGTCGGCAAATCGACCCTGATGGGGATGATCGCCCGGAACGCGGAAGCGGACATCAACGTCATCTGCCTGGTCGGCGAGCGCGGCCGCGAGGTCCGCGATTTTATCGAGGAATCCCTGGGCGAAGAAGGCCTGAAAAAATCGGTGGTCGTGGTCGCCACGTCCGACCAGCCGCCGCTGATCCGCCTCAAGGCCGCTTTTGTCGCGACCGCGATCGCCGAGTTTTTCCGGAACGACGGCAAGAAGGTCATCCTGATGATGGACTCGGTCACCCGCTTTGCCATGGCGCAGCGCGACATCGGGCTGGCCGCCGGCGAGCCGCCGACCACCAAAGGTTACACGCCGTCGGTCTTTGCCATGCTGCCGCGGCTGATGGAGCGCTCCGGCACCTCGGAAACCGCCAGTATCACCGCTTTCTACACGATATTGGTGGAGGGGGACGACTTCAACGAACCGATCGCCGACCACGCCCGCTCGATCCTGGACGGCCACATCGTTTTGTCCCGCGACCTGGCGGCGCGCAACCACTACCCGGCGATCGACGTGCCGCACAGCGTTTCGAGGATCATGACCAACCTGGTATCCGACGAGCAGAAAGCGGCGGCCGGCAAGCTGCGCGAGGTGCTGGCGCGCTACTCCGAGGCGGAGGACCTGATCAATATCGGGGCGTACGTCAAGGGGAGCAACCCGAAGATCGATTACGCGCTGTCGAAGATCGACCAGGTCAACGAATTCCTGAAACAGGGGACGTTCGAGCAGATCGAGTTCGAAGAGACGGTCGAGCGGCTGCTCGGCATCTTTAGCTAG
- a CDS encoding sugar phosphate nucleotidyltransferase: MKGIILAGGTGSRLYPLTKVTNKHLLPVGRKPMIYHPIEKLTEAGIEEILIVTGVEHMGDIVTLLGSGKAFSCRFTYKVQDEAGGIAQALGLAENFVGRDSMVIILGDNIFQDKLAPFVGKFEKQKKGAKVLVKEVADPHRFGVIEMKGDKVVSIEEKPKKPKSNFAVTGVYFYDHEVFNVVKGLKPSGRGELEITDVNNAYLKRGELTYDVLSGWWSDAGTFESLEKATLLAEGRIEL, from the coding sequence ATGAAAGGGATAATCCTGGCGGGCGGGACCGGTTCGCGGCTCTATCCGCTGACCAAGGTGACGAATAAGCATCTGCTGCCGGTCGGCCGCAAACCGATGATCTACCATCCGATCGAGAAGCTGACGGAGGCGGGGATCGAAGAGATCCTGATCGTCACCGGCGTCGAGCACATGGGGGACATCGTTACCCTGCTCGGCAGCGGCAAGGCGTTTTCCTGCCGCTTTACCTACAAGGTCCAGGACGAGGCGGGCGGCATCGCCCAGGCGCTCGGCCTGGCGGAGAACTTCGTCGGCCGGGACAGCATGGTCATTATCCTGGGGGACAATATTTTCCAGGACAAGCTGGCGCCCTTTGTCGGCAAGTTCGAAAAGCAGAAGAAAGGGGCCAAGGTCCTGGTCAAGGAAGTTGCCGATCCGCACCGGTTCGGCGTGATCGAGATGAAGGGGGACAAGGTCGTCTCGATCGAAGAGAAGCCGAAAAAGCCGAAGAGCAATTTTGCCGTCACCGGCGTCTACTTCTACGACCACGAGGTCTTTAATGTCGTCAAAGGGCTCAAGCCGTCGGGCCGCGGCGAGCTGGAGATCACCGACGTCAACAACGCCTATCTGAAGCGGGGCGAGCTGACCTATGACGTTTTGAGCGGCTGGTGGAGCGACGCCGGGACCTTTGAATCGCTGGAGAAAGCGACCCTTTTGGCGGAGGGCAGGATCGAGCTATGA
- the rsmD gene encoding 16S rRNA (guanine(966)-N(2))-methyltransferase RsmD: MRVIAGKAKGKTLKTPKKNWSIRPLTDQARGALFNILATETPDASFLDIFAGTGAVGIEALSRGARLAIFVDLSRNAVGLIRENLDLTGLADRAEVYAVDAVRAIGILSGKGARFEIIFLGAPYESPVLEKTLARLAETELLAPGGTLVAEHRRQHTLPAEFGKLKLVREARYGETILAFYKEAT; encoded by the coding sequence TTGCGCGTCATCGCTGGGAAAGCCAAAGGGAAAACGCTAAAAACTCCAAAGAAAAACTGGAGCATTCGGCCTTTAACTGACCAGGCGCGCGGGGCGTTGTTCAACATCCTGGCGACGGAAACGCCGGACGCGAGCTTTCTCGACATTTTTGCCGGGACCGGGGCGGTGGGGATCGAAGCGCTGTCGCGCGGCGCGCGGCTGGCGATCTTTGTCGACCTGAGCCGGAACGCCGTCGGCCTGATCCGCGAGAACCTGGACCTGACCGGTCTTGCCGACCGGGCCGAGGTTTACGCGGTCGACGCGGTCCGGGCGATCGGCATCTTGAGCGGCAAGGGGGCCCGGTTCGAGATCATCTTCCTGGGCGCGCCGTACGAGAGCCCGGTCCTGGAAAAGACGCTGGCCAGGCTGGCGGAGACCGAACTGCTGGCGCCCGGCGGCACCCTGGTCGCCGAGCACCGGCGCCAGCACACGCTGCCGGCCGAGTTCGGCAAGCTGAAGCTGGTGCGCGAAGCGCGTTACGGCGAAACGATCCTGGCTTTTTATAAGGAAGCGACATGA